Below is a genomic region from Medicago truncatula cultivar Jemalong A17 chromosome 3, MtrunA17r5.0-ANR, whole genome shotgun sequence.
GCTCTAGATGTTCTAATTGAAGCATGTCAGAAGACAAGGCCAATGGATGTAGATATGTATTTCAATTGTCATTACAGAAAACTGAAAATACTTATGGCATTGATGGGTTTGAATACAAGTATTACATCATGTAAATCTTCTGATCAAACACTTGGTTTCAGTGCACCTTCTAATTTGGATGTCGACTCAAATGAAAGCTCTAGCAAGCACTGTAGTCACTTGGCTGCTGAGGAAGTGAAGGCACTCTCTGACTGTATATCGCAAGTGAAGAAAGTTATTGATCATTTTGGAGATTCTGTGAGTAAATATCATTGAACATAGTCTTGGATTCTAAGCTGTCTGATCCTGAGGTGTATTTCTTTAAAATCACTTTTCTGTTAATCCATGTAGTCCATGAACTATACATGTCGTTAATTCTACTTCCTGTGCACAATTCAAATGATTCCATTAGTTAAAACATACCTACGGCATGCCTCCTTAATATGGTAAAATAAGTCTCTTGTTGCATGTAAACCCCCCCTGCTTTACTGGTGTTTGCTTATTGACTTTTTGGGCCGGACAGATTTCTTGAAGAATTCAAACAGATTAACAGGCTATACGTTTTAGACTTAAGTGATGCAGTATTTtgggcttttttttttctttccaatttttaGAGGGGTAGGTGTTTcgtctttgtttctttttctatgaatctagaaaaagaaaaaaaccaacAGGTACCATATTTGCATTTGGAGCTTTGTTCTCCTATCTTGTTTTCCCCACATTCTCTTTATATTAGCAAACAATTGTCTGATTTCTTTGATATGGATATATTACTGCAATCTTTTGCTATTTCATCAAATGGGAAAGTCCTTTGAACTTAAGCTTAGTCTGAAGGATTAtccaatatcaatattaatttttattttgaacctGGTTTAGTAGGAATGAAAACCCATTTGTTTGATCTTTAAAGAGAAATTTACAGACCTTTGTCTGTACAACAGTATTCAATAGGACTTGCAAATTGTATGTTGCTGATTTGTAGTCCCTGGAGATCTTTCCCCTGATATGGATGTTACGTGCAGCTTGAATTTGGAGACAGTGGCCCAATTATTTTGTCACTGGCTACTTTTCAATGAAATAAATTGTATATTGGGTCAATCTTGAGTGTGCAATTTCAATTTGCATTACAATAATTCTTTACagatcattttatttattttgaatggaATAAGAACTTTGGTAGCAGGGCAATAAGCAGTTTTTACTGTCCAATTCTGTAATTGGGCAGAGTGGATTGCTCTGATTTTTAAGGACCTTTGATTGCCGCCAGATATGCTTTGTTAGTTGTGTTTATGTCCTCTCTATTGTATTACTCGTGACTGTTTGAACTGAATTTCCATTTCTGATATATGGAGAAGCTGCGCATCTCTGCTGCCTCTcgattttctctttctctttgttaCATTCTTCTACAGAGTGTCTCATATTATCCTCTCAATTATATTTCCATCCCTTTGtcataaactttattttttattggaaaGTAGAACAGCTGTTGTCAGCGAGATTACTAATCCAAGTTAATGTTACATGGTTTTGTGGACAGCACCGTCTGTTTCCTCACCATTTTACTGTAGAATGTCCTTTGTCATGAAAGCATTTGTGTTCATACATTTGCAGGATGGCCTCACAGTTCCAACAAGCAGCCTTTGTCAAATGCAATCTCTGCTACTGTTAATCATGAGCTATGTCGCAAATGTACTTGTCTGCAACAAAACCTCGGCACAAGTAATTTCTGATCAAGTGGAAAGTAGCTGTTTTGTTGATGCAGCCATTGTTTTCTGCAAACTCCAGCATCTTAGCGGAACCACACCTATCAAAACTCAAGTTAGCTATCTCCTTTGTGATATAATTTTACTTTGAATGATGGCTctttttagttattcatttttttaattggaaaCCTCTGCCACTCTTTCCTGAATTCCCAACTCAGGTTGATTTAATTGCTGCAACACATGACATGCTTGCTGAATATGGGCTTTGCTGTGTCGGTGAAGGTGGCAAAGGTGGAGAAGGAACATTTCTTAGATTTGCAATAAAGCATCTCTTGGCCTTGGATATGAAGTTTAAATCCATCTTTAACCTTAAAAATAAAGAATCAATGCGATGCGAAGAAGCGTCCAAAAACAGTACTGTCAATGTAACTATGGAAGATTCAAAATCCGATACATTAGATATCCGGATGGATTGGACCAGAATTGATGAAATTACCACTGTCAAAAAGGATGTTTCCGAAGGAATATCTAAAGGCATTTCATGTTGCAAAGTTCAGAATAAAGACAGTAAGGAAGAAGAGTCTGAAAATCACGTGAGTGCTGGGACTGACTGTCCGTTAGTTAAGGGTGAAAATTCATGCAATCAATTGATTGAATGTGTAAATGAACTTTCAGAAGATGAAAGGGAAGAACTTGAGTCTATCATTGACAGTGCATTAGATCAGTGCTTTTTCTGTTTATATGGATTAAACCTAAGGTCTGATTCATCCTATGAAGATGATCTAGTGATGCACAAAAATTCAAGCCGAGGAGATTATCAGACCAAGGAACAGTGTGCTGATGTTTTCAAGTATGTTCTTCCTTATGCAAAGGAATCTTCTGTGAGTACTCTCTATctttaatttgtatatgttaGCTTGTTTACACAATGTGAtgccaaaattgcaatttttttatttgtttttgctaAACATTTTTATGTCTCTTAGAAAACTGGACTGGTCAAGCTCCGTAGAGTTTTAAGAGCTATCAGGAAACACTTTCTTCAGCCACCAGAGGACCTCTTGACAGGAAATCCAATTGATAAGTTCCTAGATGATCCTAATCTATGTGAAGATAAACTATCAGAGGAGGCTGGGTCTGAAGGATTTCTTGAAACGATAACTAAGACCATGTTTCCTGATGTGGGAGGTCTTGGACAGTATAACACAACACTGTTGAGGAGGTATACATTTATACCatactgtttttttttccttttctctcacacacacacacacacacacacacacacatattatTCTTAACTTGTTTCCTATGAATCATATTTAATGGCTACTATATATCCATGGTATTCCTTGTTTTTATCTTCTTAGGTTTATCTCAGTTTTTTGACTTTCAGGTCTGAGCCATACTTGGATGTCTACTGTAACTTGTATCATTTCTTGGCTCTGTCCGAGGAAATGAGTGCAACAGATAAATGGCCTGGATTTGTGCTGACCAAGGAAGGGGAAGAATTTGTTGAGCAAAATGCTAAGCTCTTCAAATATGATCTCATGTACAATCCTCTGCGCTTTGAAAGCTGGCAGCGACTTGGAAATATTTACGATGAGGTAAGTTTAAATGCAATTTGGCTTATTAAAACCTTGATTCTTCCGAATTTTCATATGAACAACGTCGTCTTGATATCTTTAAACCtattaaacattataaaatttCATATATGTTTCTTGGTTGGACCGAGCCAGGAAGTAGATTTGTTACTTAACGATGGTAGCAAGCACATTAACGTAGTAGGATGGAGGAAGAATCCTACTTTATCTGAGAGAGTGGAAACAAGCCGAAGAAGGAGTAGACGGTGCCTACTAATGAGTTTAGCTTTGGCAAAGACATCTGCTCAGCAGGTTTCACCATGCACTGCATATATTcactctttttaaatttttcttttcttggacGAGAATAGTCAGTATTCTCTTCTTGTTTACTTAGGTTCAATCAATATAAGAATTTAACTATAAAAGAATAGAATATTGTTTATACCCCTAAACATTCCATCCAAATGTTATCTGCACTTAATTTTCGTTTATTCAAAATGTCGGACAATATTTAAGGCCAAAAAAATGTGCAATAAAAATTCACCTTCATGCTGTAATGTCCAAGGCTCAAAATGTTATGGATTTGCAACTTTATATACTTACAATGCTCACTTGAATTAATAAACTCTTGGGACTTTTTAGATGTTGGTTGTCTTTGTCCAGGTAAACATATTGATTCTgtatccttttaaaaaaaacacgaTTCTGTATTTAACTTGTGTGTGTATTTATTGTGTTTCCTGGCTAACAATGTCCTAATGCTGTAATGTTCAAGACTTGTAATGTTATTGATCCGCATCTTTATATGCTTACAGTGCTAACTTGAATAGATATTATATAGCTCTTTTGTCTCTTTTAGACGCAGGTTGTCAGTTGTcactgattttttttgtgtttccAGTGTGAGATACATGAGTTATTGGCTTTGGTATACTACGACAGTCTTCAAAATGTAGTCCCATTTTATGATCAGAGATCTGTTTTGCCCTTAAAGGATGCAGCATGGACGGCGTTCTGTGAGAGCTCAATGAAACATTTTAAGAAAGCCTTCGCACTTAAGTATGTCCTCTTATCTTGTGTCTTATTTTATGCGCTTATCTGGTATTATGACGTTTATGAACGACTTTTGTTCGTTTACAGGGAAGATTGGTTGCATGCATTTTACTTGGGTAAACTTAGCGAAAAGCTTGAATATTCGCATCAAATTGCCTTATCATATTACAATAAAGCTATTGCTTTGAATACATCAGCTGTTGATCCTGTCTATAGGATGCATGCCTCACGCTTGAAACTATTATTTAAGCGCGGAAAACAGAATGCGGAGATTCTGAAGGTTTTGCCTCTTTCTGACCGCTttactatattttaatattacttTATTTGCTTGCTTTAATTTTCATGTCTTTGACAGTTGTACTTAAAGATAGacctataattttttagttGACTTGATGATCTGGTGCGCTTGATCTGTATTCTTGATTGTTGTCTGGTTCTCAACAGGTTATTTCAGCATACTCCTTTGATCAATCTGTAAAAGAAGCTGTCACAAGTATCCTTGGCAGCACAGATAGCTCATCTTTAAATACAAAGGAGACATGTATCAATGCCAATTCTGTGGAAACAAAGCATGAAGGGTTACTCAAATTGGATACTGCATGGTCCATGCTTTACAATGATTGCCTTTCTGCGCTTGAAACTTGTGTCGAGGGGGAACTCAAACATTTCCATAAGGCTAGATACATGCTGGCTCAAGGGTTGTATAGAAGGGGTGAGAGTGGTGATATAGAGAAGGCAACAGATCAACTATCTTTCTGCTTCAAATCTTCACGCTCATCATTTACCATAAACATGTGGGAAATTGATAGCATGACAAAAAAAGGAaggtatatttttatcattaaccTTTTTGTTATCTTTTTCACCTgtattggtatttttttttttaaccttttgtTAGTTTAAActtattaaattgatattttcatCAGAAACAGTTGATTATTGATGGCTCATACAATGGGATATTTCCACAAATACTTTGGTATTTCTAAGTGTCGtaacaaatatttgaaatataCAATCTCGTGGAACactttttttcaaatgaaaagaaacctttcccaaattttcttatataACTTGAGGACTTACCACTCAATAAATAACATTTGATGGATTTATCTGTGTTGTGCAAGAGTTAGGAAACAGCAATGTTGCCAATTCCTAAACTAATTTCTACTTTGCATTTAATGATATCAGGCGCAAGACACCGGGTTCTGCTGGGAATAAGAAAGGCCTCGAGGTTAACTTACCAGAAAGTTCTCGAAAATTCATTACTTGCATCCGAAAGTATGTGCTGTTTTACCTCAAACTATTGGAGGAGACAGGAGATAGATGTATTCTTGAACGTGCATATGTTTCTCTCCGGGGAGATAAGCGGGTAAATCCCTAAAAGCCTTATTTAGAAATTATAATTCATTTAACAATTACGGTTGTTGCTTAGTTATGCTTCATTTATTCTCGTGGAACTGGAAGCActgttaataataattttttcttttcacttgaTGCTTCATTTTCTGATTTTGACTTTATTTCCTGTTAGATAATAAGGTGAAAATATGTCTTTATAGATATGGATTTTCAGTTTATGCAGGCTTAAGGTAGGAACCCACCTTGTTCACATCGAAATCTGATAGCAAATTGAAGGATTTCTATCATATCTAAACTTGAAGTAAAACTCTTGCctgtatattttattataaaatcaatCTGATCTTGCACCAACCATATCCTCGCCTGTTTCTGCAACCTTTTCCCTTTGTCTCCgcaaaaaacttattttatatcAAATCCAAACATAATCTGGTTGGTTTTGCCTCTAGAATATATTTGGGAGTTTCTATCGCTCCTTCATGAAACCATGCAATCCAATCCAACAGATACCCCCAACCTCATTAATTATATGCTCCTTCTTCCCCTAGACACCTCAAAAGGTGTTTCTTAAGCAGCCTTTGAAGGTTTTCTTTTTAGGCTAATTCTACGGTGACCAAGTAAAATAGTGTTGTACTCTGCACAAGTTTTTCCGCCATTGGATCCATAAGTCTCGTCATATCTCGCTTGATCCaatggtggaaacaaacttGTGCATGGTGCTACACATATCTCATTGTGTACTATAGAACTAGGTACTATCCTTCTGTTTGTCCCTTTTCCCCTCCCTTTTTATTTCAGTATTTGCATTCATGACCACAACCCCTTTCCTCACCCCCATAGCTGCGTAAAACATTCCAATATTGTCTAACGCCGGTAATATTATGCATTAGTCACTCAACTAAAACCCACATAATTTCTTGTTATATTTGCACACCCTTTCATTAGATTTGAAAGTAAACCTGATCTGTATTGTCTCTCTTTTACTTGCAGTTTTCATTATGCATTGAAGATCTTGTACCAGTGGCTATCGGAAAGTATTTAAAAGCTATGATTTCAACCATGCGCCATTCTCAGACTACTGGTTCTGTTCCAGTGAGTAATTCTGACAATGTGTTGGAGAGAATGTTTGCTTTATTTATGGAGCAAGGAAGCTTATGGCCAGAAATATGCAGCTTGCCTGAAATTGAGGGCCCTGTTATATCAGAGAGTATTCTGTATGGGTAatactatttaatttaaatttaaataaaataaacttttgaACCAATTATGAGTCCACAAACTTTTTTAGCTTCTCTGGTTGAAATATTAATGTCTTTGCTGCAAGTTTTGTCCTAATTCAGATCCTCAAATAATTGCAGGTATCTGCATGACCATATAGCATTGTTGGAGATAAATGGAAAACTGGAAACTCTTGAAACAATTAATGAGAAGATTCGAAAACGTTTTAAGAATCCTAAACTCTCAAATAGTAGCTGTGCAAAAGTTTGTAAGCATGCTTCTGTTGCTTTGTGTCGATCTCTTATATATAATTTGGCACAAATCACTCCTGTATCAAGTGGATTCTCAAATGGGATTCAGGTCCATGATTTGACTGATGATGGAATGGAATATAGCCAGTTTCTCTGTATTGATTTGCAGCCACGGGAATTATGGAATACATCTTTTGAAGATCCATCTCTTTTAGAAAATATCGAAACAAAATGGAGTgccattttatcaaaaataaaggATATACTGATAAAGaaagcttctgatgaaaatttGGAAATAGCAAACACTTTGCTTAGAGCTTGCTATAATTTTTACCGGGAGAGTTCTTCTGTGGTGCTTACCTCTGGCCTCAACTTTTATGTAATTCC
It encodes:
- the LOC25490154 gene encoding calcineurin-binding protein 1 isoform X2, producing the protein MFSIAAINDTDSKCHWEPLAPTKEAQEFHLSQTYHEGLVKLQAKEYEKARELLESVLKDPLIANAQVDRGAADSHLLQLRFLALKNLAAVFLQQGSTHYENALHCYLQAVEIDSKDSVVWNKLGTLSCSMGSLSISRWAFEQGLSCSPNNWNCMEKLLEVLIAIGDEVACLSVAELILRHWPSHSRAMHVRNTIEESEPLPFAPRGIDKLEPKHVRLKFPDKRKASNENLDEDVAFKKLKQNKDLDLTEASWVALADALLEILLPSNLQISEVELKKTCNSPDIRLRINLPCSSEAAVNMEVKGLSGDNSAFGDGSVGPESDFKEKEANTQEEQPHERRSSRLERLRSRKPGKDDESNSCGKDPAKVVIRCLEPFIAGGLGDQETVDSDTMTLSSARNSEYDNFSAFLRQTSNNYGAYHMGHLLLEEVSRQGLPFQDAFVKFLELEKLTRHWGKDRTAECNIFLAELYYDFGLCSVTGSKQLEWMSEASYHLCKIVESVALDYPFQLTSALNEGCNLIDGFQETRGTSMHASTENISDSDNSLLMKNSSFWSRFYWISGRLSIFESNKAKACEEFCIALSLLLKREKMEHSPGSVPRPHCKDVKEINIDRVLYEVNILKVNFLMEKSVSRMMEQEKYLDCVSLLSPLLLSTEDVYFNSFSLCMADKKDEKITSIELRALDVLIEACQKTRPMDVDMYFNCHYRKLKILMALMGLNTSITSCKSSDQTLGFSAPSNLDVDSNESSSKHCSHLAAEEVKALSDCISQVKKVIDHFGDSDGLTVPTSSLCQMQSLLLLIMSYVANVLVCNKTSAQVISDQVESSCFVDAAIVFCKLQHLSGTTPIKTQVDLIAATHDMLAEYGLCCVGEGGKGGEGTFLRFAIKHLLALDMKFKSIFNLKNKESMRCEEASKNSTVNVTMEDSKSDTLDIRMDWTRIDEITTVKKDVSEGISKGISCCKVQNKDSKEEESENHVSAGTDCPLVKGENSCNQLIECVNELSEDEREELESIIDSALDQCFFCLYGLNLRSDSSYEDDLVMHKNSSRGDYQTKEQCADVFKYVLPYAKESSKTGLVKLRRVLRAIRKHFLQPPEDLLTGNPIDKFLDDPNLCEDKLSEEAGSEGFLETITKTMFPDVGGLGQYNTTLLRRSEPYLDVYCNLYHFLALSEEMSATDKWPGFVLTKEGEEFVEQNAKLFKYDLMYNPLRFESWQRLGNIYDEEVDLLLNDGSKHINVVGWRKNPTLSERVETSRRRSRRCLLMSLALAKTSAQQCEIHELLALVYYDSLQNVVPFYDQRSVLPLKDAAWTAFCESSMKHFKKAFALKEDWLHAFYLGKLSEKLEYSHQIALSYYNKAIALNTSAVDPVYRMHASRLKLLFKRGKQNAEILKVISAYSFDQSVKEAVTSILGSTDSSSLNTKETCINANSVETKHEGLLKLDTAWSMLYNDCLSALETCVEGELKHFHKARYMLAQGLYRRGESGDIEKATDQLSFCFKSSRSSFTINMWEIDSMTKKGRRKTPGSAGNKKGLEVNLPESSRKFITCIRKYVLFYLKLLEETGDRCILERAYVSLRGDKRFSLCIEDLVPVAIGKYLKAMISTMRHSQTTGSVPVSNSDNVLERMFALFMEQGSLWPEICSLPEIEGPVISESILYLHDHIALLEINGKLETLETINEKIRKRFKNPKLSNSSCAKVCKHASVALCRSLIYNLAQITPVSSGFSNGIQVHDLTDDGMEYSQFLCIDLQPRELWNTSFEDPSLLENIETKWSAILSKIKDILIKKASDENLEIANTLLRACYNFYRESSSVVLTSGLNFYVIPSQLVTETPFDPTMTGVEALDLSIPRKLLLWAYVLVHGRYTNISVVVKHCEEISKSKMKRGSGTSPALTNSPAMAPTLHGSSRSGPNDVDSTHVTTVGSGLLCTDDIQKNLFGSPQLHQCTTNDAERSNVNACEGETRD
- the LOC25490154 gene encoding calcineurin-binding protein 1 isoform X1, with amino-acid sequence MFSIAAINDTDSKCHWEPLAPTKEAQEFHLSQTYHEGLVKLQAKEYEKARELLESVLKDPLIANAQVDRGAADSHLLQLRFLALKNLAAVFLQQGSTHYENALHCYLQAVEIDSKDSVVWNKLGTLSCSMGSLSISRWAFEQGLSCSPNNWNCMEKLLEVLIAIGDEVACLSVAELILRHWPSHSRAMHVRNTIEESEPLPFAPRGIDKLEPKHVRLKFPDKRKASNENLDEDVAFKKLKQNKDLDLTEASWVALADALLEILLPSNLQISEVELKKTCNSPDIRLRINLPCSSEAAVNMEVKGLSGDNSAFGDGSVGPESDFKEKEANTQEEQPHERRSSRLERLRSRKPGKDDESNSCGKDPAKVVIRCLEPFIAGGLGDQETVDSDTMTLSSARNSEYDNFSAFLRQTSNNYGAYHMGHLLLEEVSRQGLPFQDAFVKFLELEKLTRHWGKDRTAECNIFLAELYYDFGLCSVTGSKQLEWMSEASYHLCKIVESVALDYPFQLTSALNEGCNLIDGFQETRGTSMHASTENISDSDNSLLMKNSSFWSRFYWISGRLSIFESNKAKACEEFCIALSLLLKREKMEHSPGSVPRPHCKDVKEINIDRVLYEVNILKVNFLMEKSVSRMMEQEKYLDCVSLLSPLLLSTEDVYFNSFSLCMADKKDEKITSIELRALDVLIEACQKTRPMDVDMYFNCHYRKLKILMALMGLNTSITSCKSSDQTLGFSAPSNLDVDSNESSSKHCSHLAAEEVKALSDCISQVKKVIDHFGDSDGLTVPTSSLCQMQSLLLLIMSYVANVLVCNKTSAQVISDQVESSCFVDAAIVFCKLQHLSGTTPIKTQVDLIAATHDMLAEYGLCCVGEGGKGGEGTFLRFAIKHLLALDMKFKSIFNLKNKESMRCEEASKNSTVNVTMEDSKSDTLDIRMDWTRIDEITTVKKDVSEGISKGISCCKVQNKDSKEEESENHVSAGTDCPLVKGENSCNQLIECVNELSEDEREELESIIDSALDQCFFCLYGLNLRSDSSYEDDLVMHKNSSRGDYQTKEQCADVFKYVLPYAKESSKTGLVKLRRVLRAIRKHFLQPPEDLLTGNPIDKFLDDPNLCEDKLSEEAGSEGFLETITKTMFPDVGGLGQYNTTLLRRSEPYLDVYCNLYHFLALSEEMSATDKWPGFVLTKEGEEFVEQNAKLFKYDLMYNPLRFESWQRLGNIYDEEVDLLLNDGSKHINVVGWRKNPTLSERVETSRRRSRRCLLMSLALAKTSAQQCEIHELLALVYYDSLQNVVPFYDQRSVLPLKDAAWTAFCESSMKHFKKAFALKEDWLHAFYLGKLSEKLEYSHQIALSYYNKAIALNTSAVDPVYRMHASRLKLLFKRGKQNAEILKVISAYSFDQSVKEAVTSILGSTDSSSLNTKETCINANSVETKHEGLLKLDTAWSMLYNDCLSALETCVEGELKHFHKARYMLAQGLYRRGESGDIEKATDQLSFCFKSSRSSFTINMWEIDSMTKKGRRKTPGSAGNKKGLEVNLPESSRKFITCIRKYVLFYLKLLEETGDRCILERAYVSLRGDKRFSLCIEDLVPVAIGKYLKAMISTMRHSQTTGSVPVSNSDNVLERMFALFMEQGSLWPEICSLPEIEGPVISESILYGYLHDHIALLEINGKLETLETINEKIRKRFKNPKLSNSSCAKVCKHASVALCRSLIYNLAQITPVSSGFSNGIQVHDLTDDGMEYSQFLCIDLQPRELWNTSFEDPSLLENIETKWSAILSKIKDILIKKASDENLEIANTLLRACYNFYRESSSVVLTSGLNFYVIPSQLVTETPFDPTMTGVEALDLSIPRKLLLWAYVLVHGRYTNISVVVKHCEEISKSKMKRGSGTSPALTNSPAMAPTLHGSSRSGPNDVDSTHVTTVGSGLLCTDDIQKNLFGSPQLHQCTTNDAERSNVNACEGETRD